A single window of Vigna unguiculata cultivar IT97K-499-35 chromosome 1, ASM411807v1, whole genome shotgun sequence DNA harbors:
- the LOC114176184 gene encoding uncharacterized protein LOC114176184: MKEFPSCFGENGVQVVDSSYSSTTRGAQNVVTCVYQCKLGGRSFLITVSWTKYLMGQGLSVGIDELGNHCLCKVDIKPWLFSKRKGSKNLEVESSKIDILWDLSCAKFGSGPEPLEGFYLVVVFNQEMVLLLGDLKKEACKKIDGDYACANSEAVFIAKREHIFGKKFYGAKAQFCDKGQVHDVRIECDTLGLNDPCLVIRIDSKTVMQVKQLKWKFRGNHTILVDGVAVEVFWDVHNWLFGNALGNAVFMFQTCISTEKMFANQSVSDPSVLTWAYSQQFRDSQLQGLGFSLILYAWRNE, encoded by the coding sequence ATGAAGGAGTTTCCTTCTTGCTTTGGAGAAAATGGTGTTCAGGTTGTAGATTCCTCCTATTCAAGTACAACAAGGGGAGCTCAAAATGTTGTTACTTGTGTCTATCAGTGTAAGTTAGGAGGCCGTTCATTCTTGATTACTGTCTCCTGGACCAAATATTTGATGGGACAAGGCTTGAGTGTGGGAATCGATGAATTGGGTAATCATTGTCTCTGCAAGGTTGATATAAAGCCATGGTTGTTCTCAAAGAGAAAAGGGTCAAAGAATTTGGAGGTTGAGTCTAGCAAAATCGATATACTTTGGGATTTGAGCTGTGCTAAATTTGGTTCCGGGCCTGAACCGTTGGAGGGATTTTACTTGGTTGTTGTGTTCAACCAAGAGATGGTCTTACTCCTCGGGGATCTGAAAAAGGAGGCATgcaagaagattgatggtgaCTATGCTTGTGCTAACTCGGAAGCCGTTTTTATTGCAAAGAGAGAGCACATTTTTGGGAAGAAGTTTTACGGTGCAAAGGCTCAGTTTTGTGACAAGGGCCAAGTGCATGATGTGAGAATTGAGTGTGACACACTTGGGCTTAATGATCCATGCCTTGTGATCCGAATTGATAGCAAGACGGTGATGCAGGTGAAGCAACTCAAGTGGAAGTTCCGGGGAAATCACACTATTTTGGTGGATGGTGTAGCAGTGGAAGTGTTTTGGGATGTACATAATTGGCTCTTTGGAAATGCTCTGGGAAATGCGGTTTTTATGTTCCAAACTTGCATTTCAACTGAGAAGATGTTCGCAAACCAATCTGTTTCTGATCCTTCTGTTCTCACATGGGCTTACTCTCAGCAGTTCAGGGATTCCCAGTTGCAAGGTCTTGGATTCTCTCTCATTTTGTATGCTTGGAGAAATGAGTAA
- the LOC114190789 gene encoding uncharacterized protein LOC114190789, translating to MAELRRVGSGTTCKIKFSEPIPNFQPRFESFYMCLDGCKKGFLGGCRPFIVVDGCHLKTKYGGQLLVAVGRDPNDQYFPLAFAVVENECKETWRWFLTLLLDDIGDMQTNRWVFISDQQKGLLLVFDEILEGVEHRFCLRHLYNNYKKKFRGGVLIRDLMMAAAKATYYQAWEAKMEELKKINQEAHNWLVKIPTKCWCKHAFSSYPKCDVVMNNLSESFNSTILLARDKPILTMMEWIRTYLMSRFANLREKVSKYQGDVMPKPRNRLNREIERSGNWMVVWAGGDKFEVTQGFTMEKFVVDLKQLSCTCWFWELVGIPCRHVVTAINYRLEEPENYVHRFYKKAAYQRCYGEQISPINGQPMWPKTNSQPILPPSYKTPAGRPRKLRRREADETVSHSKINRRNLKMKCTRCDQFGHNIRGCKSQPKKTIGVKTRIRKQSSKRKGPAGTRIAPPMETSNNSSTSNTPGAGTRGMAPTLGSQHSNNPLPRACECVKTLYCNVKWTTLL from the exons ATGGCAGAATTGAGGAGAGTTGGGAGTGGAACAACTTGTAAGATTAAATTCAGTGAGCCTATTCCTAATTTCCAGCCAAGATTTGAAAGTTTTTACATGTGCCTTGATGGTTGCAAGAAGGGTTTCTTAGGTGGTTGTAGGCcttttattgttgttgatgGGTGTCATCTCAAGACTAAATATGGTGGGCAATTGTTGGTTGCTGTAGGCCGAGATCCTAATGATCAATATTTTCCCCTTGCTTTTGCTGTGGTTGAAAACGAATGTAAAGAAACTTGGAGGTGGTTTCTGACGCTCTTATTGGATGACATTGGTGATATGCAGACAAATAGATGGGTTTTCATCTCCGATCAGCAAAAG GGACTGTTGCTTGTTTTTGACGAGATATTGGAAGGTGTTGAGCATAGATTTTGTCTTCGTCATTTGTACAACAACTACAAAAAAAAGTTCAGAGGTGGGGTTTTAATTCGGGATTTGATGATGGCAGCTGCTAAAGCTACCTATTACCAAGCATGGGAGGCTAAAATGGAGGAACTGAAAAAGATTAATCAAGAAGCTCATAACTGGTTAGTAAAGATTCCCACCAAATGTTGGTGCAAACATGCATTTAGCTCTTATCCTAAGTGTGATGTAGTCATGAATAATCTATCTGAATCATTTAACAGCACCATTTTATTAGCTAGAGACAAACCCATTTTAACCATGATGGAGTGGATTAGAACTTATTTGATGAgtagatttgcaaatttaaGAGAAAAAGTATCAAAATATCAAGGTGATGTCATGCCTAAACCAAGAAATAGATTGAATAGGGAAATTGAGAGGAGTGGAAATTGGATGGTTGTTTGGGCTGGTGGTGATAAGTTTGAGGTCACACAAGGTTTTACCATGGAGAAGTTTGTAGTTGACTTAAAACAACTTTCATGTACATGCTGGTTTTGGGAGTTAGTTGGTATCCCTTGTAGACATGTTGTTACTGctataaattatagattagAAGAGCCAGAAAACTATGTTCACAGATTTTACAAAAAGGCAGCATACCAACGTTGTTATGGAGAACAAATTTCCCCAATTAATGGTCAACCTATGTGGCCAAAAACCAATTCACAACCAATTTTACCTCCATCATACAAGACACCTGCTGGAAGGCCAAGGAAATTAAGAAGAAGGGAAGCAGATGAAACTGTCAGTCACTCAAAAATCAACAGAAGAAATTTGAAGATGAAGTGCACAAGATGTGATCAATTTGGGCACAACATAAGAGGATGCAAAAGTCAACCAAAAAAAACCATAGGG GTGAAAACCAGGATCAGGAAGCAATCTTCAAAGAGAAAGGGACCTGCAGGTACAAGAATTGCTCCGCCCATGGAAACCAGCAACAATAGCTCCACCAGCAACACTCCAGGAGCAGGGACGAGAGGAATGGCACCTACTTTAGGTTCTCAACACTCCAACAACCCACTGCCTAGAGCATGTGAATGTGTAAAGACTTTGTATTGTAATGTGAAGTGGACCACACTTTTGTAA
- the LOC114178068 gene encoding uncharacterized protein LOC114178068, translating into MITLMSVLPFPLSNRLPTQTHNPNSHHRFPSSFTFPTSFPNKTIVFGINPSDSKDPSFFDENGVVNDMEGYLNHLSLEYDSVWDTKPSWCQPWTIALTGLAVIAISWLILNSLLVTSFVSSLICAWWYIFLYSYPKAYSEMIAERRERVTNGVEDTFGQGKKNQ; encoded by the exons ATGATAACACTCATGTCGGTGTTGCCATTTCCACTCTCCAATAGATTacccacacaaacacacaatccCAATTCGCATCACCGTTTTCCTTCTTCCTTCACTTTCCCCACATCGTTCCCCAACAAAACCATCGTCTTTGGTATCAATCCCAGCGATTCCAAAGACCCTTCTTTCTTCGACGAAAATGGCGTGGTCAACGACATGGAGGGTTACCTCAACCACCTCTCCCTCGAATACGATTCTGTTTGGGACACCAAACCCTCTTG GTGTCAACCCTGGACAATAGCGCTCACGGGGCTTGCAGTTATTGCCATTAGTTGGTTGATTTTGAATTCTCTCTTAGTCACTTCGTTTGTATCGTCGCTAATATGTGCATGGTGGTACATTTTCCTCTATTCTTATCCCAAG GCATATTCAGAGATGATTGCTGAGCGCAGAGAAAGAGTTACAAATGGTGTTGAAGACACATTTGGTCAAGGGAAGAAGAATCAGTGA